Proteins encoded by one window of Cydia fagiglandana chromosome Z, ilCydFagi1.1, whole genome shotgun sequence:
- the LOC134679055 gene encoding protein angel homolog 2 isoform X4, whose amino-acid sequence MSEPWQPTPNHVSYGGQFIEISSDDDSATEAWQESYSRGSTSCASQTLNSSNIPPDFRVWESIGKTTKYSSGNPLRFRVLSYNVLAQYLLECHPYLYTECTPRNLKWKVRAARLYDEILKLAPDILCLQEVQASHLNSFYSKFEKIGYSGIFKRKTGHRHDGCAIYFKHSLFEMQDTVSVEFYQPELPILNRDNIGMMVKLVPRHCPDTPIVVVTTHLLYNPKRTDVRLAQMQVLLAEIDRFAYFDNGRESGHIPVILTGDFNSTPDSAVVRLLDKGQVSASPFRDSSDWKKIGVTDNCQHLSVYLNRSKGLPTDFCMTKIYNSEYRANLPELEDASASRGEEYGELFNSGAVGHGFNLASVYDKVKHDGSPEATTFQDYWVTVDYIYFSCCSSLKLVERLRLPTAAECQALGKLPNDVYGSDHLVLGGTFELKPLQSSL is encoded by the exons atgaGTGAACCTTGGCAGCCCACTCCAAACCATGTTAGCTATGGAGGACAGTTTATTGAAAT TTCTAGCGATGACGACAGTGCCACTGAAGCCTGGCAGGAGAGCTACAGTAGGGGGTCTACAAGTTGTGCTAGTCAAACTCTGAATTCTTCAAATATACCGCCAGATTTTCGGGTCTGGGAGTCAATTGGCAAAACTACTAAATACAGCAGTG GTAACCCATTGAGGTTTCGCGTGCTGTCGTACAACGTATTAGCGCAGTATCTGTTAGAATGTCATCCGTACTTGTACACAGAGTGCACGCCTCGGAACTTGAAGTGGAAGGTCCGAGCGGCGCGACTATATGACGAAATATTGAAGTTGGCGCCCGAC ATTTTATGTCTACAAGAAGTACAAGCGTCTCATCTAAACAGTTTTTACTCTAAATTTGAGAAAATTGGTTACTCTGgaatatttaaaagaaaaacgGGACACCGGCACGATGGATGCGCCATTTATTTCAAACACTCGCTTTTTGAAATGCAAGATACTGTCAGT GTGGAGTTCTACCAACCGGAGCTCCCGATCCTCAACCGAGACAACATAGGCATGATGGTGAAGCTGGTTCCGCGGCACTGCCCCGACACCCCCATAGTGGTGGTCACCACTCACCTGCTCTACAACCCCAAGCGCACCGACGTCCGGCTGGCTCAGATGCAGGTGTTGCTGGCTGAGATTGACAGATTTGCGTATTTCGACAATGGGAGAGA ATCGGGTCATATACCCGTGATCTTGACCGGAGACTTTAACTCGACGCCGGATAGTGCTGTCGTCAGGCTGCTCGACAAGGGACAAGTAAG CGCTAGTCCGTTCCGGGACAGCTCGGATTGGAAGAAAATTGGAGTGACAGATAACTGCCAACATCTCTCCGTTTACTTGAACCGGTCCAAAGGATTGCCTACTGATTTCTGCATGACAAAG ATATACAATTCTGAATACCGGGCCAATTTGCCGGAGCTGGAGGACGCGTCAGCCAGCCGCGGCGAGGAGTACGGCGAGCTGTTCAACAGCGGCGCGGTCGGCCACGGCTTCAACCTGGCCTCCGTGTACGACAAGGTCAAGCACGACGGCAGCCCCGAGGCCACCACCTTCCAGGACTACTGGGTCACGGTGGACTACATTTATTTTAG CTGCTGTAGCAGCTTGAAGCTGGTGGAGAGGCTCCGGCTGCCGACGGCAGCCGAGTGCCAGGCGCTGGGCAAGCTGCCCAACGACGTGTACGGCTCGGATCACCTCGTCCTCGGCGGGACTTTCGAGCTCAAGCCACTCCAATCTTCCTTATAA
- the LOC134679055 gene encoding protein angel homolog 2 isoform X3 translates to MQKLTDRFCRYLLLTSNYFNSRTHIRKYSHLSCKRKSCTVDRVQISNFGQIYIPGHQVQSYANAKPRFRLKRLTLKSDDLNKIKQMSEPWQPTPNHVSYGGQFIEISSDDDSATEAWQESYSRGSTSCASQTLNSSNIPPDFRVWESIGKTTKYSSGNPLRFRVLSYNVLAQYLLECHPYLYTECTPRNLKWKVRAARLYDEILKLAPDILCLQEVQASHLNSFYSKFEKIGYSGIFKRKTGHRHDGCAIYFKHSLFEMQDTVSVEFYQPELPILNRDNIGMMVKLVPRHCPDTPIVVVTTHLLYNPKRTDVRLAQMQVLLAEIDRFAYFDNGRDASPFRDSSDWKKIGVTDNCQHLSVYLNRSKGLPTDFCMTKIYNSEYRANLPELEDASASRGEEYGELFNSGAVGHGFNLASVYDKVKHDGSPEATTFQDYWVTVDYIYFSCCSSLKLVERLRLPTAAECQALGKLPNDVYGSDHLVLGGTFELKPLQSSL, encoded by the exons ATGCAGAAGTTGACTGATAGGTTTTGCAGATATTTATTGCTCacatcaaattattttaatagcaGGACACATATCAGAAAATACTCACATTTAAGTTGTAAGAGAAAGTCATGCACTGTGGACAGAGTTCAAATATCGAATTTTGGACAAATATACATCCCCGGCCATCAAGTGCAATCATATGCAAATGCAAAACCAAGGTTTCGTTTGAAGAGACTTACATTAAAATCCGATGATttaaataagataaaacaaatgaGTGAACCTTGGCAGCCCACTCCAAACCATGTTAGCTATGGAGGACAGTTTATTGAAAT TTCTAGCGATGACGACAGTGCCACTGAAGCCTGGCAGGAGAGCTACAGTAGGGGGTCTACAAGTTGTGCTAGTCAAACTCTGAATTCTTCAAATATACCGCCAGATTTTCGGGTCTGGGAGTCAATTGGCAAAACTACTAAATACAGCAGTG GTAACCCATTGAGGTTTCGCGTGCTGTCGTACAACGTATTAGCGCAGTATCTGTTAGAATGTCATCCGTACTTGTACACAGAGTGCACGCCTCGGAACTTGAAGTGGAAGGTCCGAGCGGCGCGACTATATGACGAAATATTGAAGTTGGCGCCCGAC ATTTTATGTCTACAAGAAGTACAAGCGTCTCATCTAAACAGTTTTTACTCTAAATTTGAGAAAATTGGTTACTCTGgaatatttaaaagaaaaacgGGACACCGGCACGATGGATGCGCCATTTATTTCAAACACTCGCTTTTTGAAATGCAAGATACTGTCAGT GTGGAGTTCTACCAACCGGAGCTCCCGATCCTCAACCGAGACAACATAGGCATGATGGTGAAGCTGGTTCCGCGGCACTGCCCCGACACCCCCATAGTGGTGGTCACCACTCACCTGCTCTACAACCCCAAGCGCACCGACGTCCGGCTGGCTCAGATGCAGGTGTTGCTGGCTGAGATTGACAGATTTGCGTATTTCGACAATGGGAGAGA CGCTAGTCCGTTCCGGGACAGCTCGGATTGGAAGAAAATTGGAGTGACAGATAACTGCCAACATCTCTCCGTTTACTTGAACCGGTCCAAAGGATTGCCTACTGATTTCTGCATGACAAAG ATATACAATTCTGAATACCGGGCCAATTTGCCGGAGCTGGAGGACGCGTCAGCCAGCCGCGGCGAGGAGTACGGCGAGCTGTTCAACAGCGGCGCGGTCGGCCACGGCTTCAACCTGGCCTCCGTGTACGACAAGGTCAAGCACGACGGCAGCCCCGAGGCCACCACCTTCCAGGACTACTGGGTCACGGTGGACTACATTTATTTTAG CTGCTGTAGCAGCTTGAAGCTGGTGGAGAGGCTCCGGCTGCCGACGGCAGCCGAGTGCCAGGCGCTGGGCAAGCTGCCCAACGACGTGTACGGCTCGGATCACCTCGTCCTCGGCGGGACTTTCGAGCTCAAGCCACTCCAATCTTCCTTATAA
- the LOC134679055 gene encoding protein angel homolog 2 isoform X1 — MQKLTDRFCRYLLLTSNYFNSRTHIRKYSHLSCKRKSCTVDRVQISNFGQIYIPGHQVQSYANAKPRFRLKRLTLKSDDLNKIKQMSEPWQPTPNHVSYGGQFIEISSDDDSATEAWQESYSRGSTSCASQTLNSSNIPPDFRVWESIGKTTKYSSGNPLRFRVLSYNVLAQYLLECHPYLYTECTPRNLKWKVRAARLYDEILKLAPDILCLQEVQASHLNSFYSKFEKIGYSGIFKRKTGHRHDGCAIYFKHSLFEMQDTVSVEFYQPELPILNRDNIGMMVKLVPRHCPDTPIVVVTTHLLYNPKRTDVRLAQMQVLLAEIDRFAYFDNGRESGHIPVILTGDFNSTPDSAVVRLLDKGQVSASPFRDSSDWKKIGVTDNCQHLSVYLNRSKGLPTDFCMTKIYNSEYRANLPELEDASASRGEEYGELFNSGAVGHGFNLASVYDKVKHDGSPEATTFQDYWVTVDYIYFSCCSSLKLVERLRLPTAAECQALGKLPNDVYGSDHLVLGGTFELKPLQSSL, encoded by the exons ATGCAGAAGTTGACTGATAGGTTTTGCAGATATTTATTGCTCacatcaaattattttaatagcaGGACACATATCAGAAAATACTCACATTTAAGTTGTAAGAGAAAGTCATGCACTGTGGACAGAGTTCAAATATCGAATTTTGGACAAATATACATCCCCGGCCATCAAGTGCAATCATATGCAAATGCAAAACCAAGGTTTCGTTTGAAGAGACTTACATTAAAATCCGATGATttaaataagataaaacaaatgaGTGAACCTTGGCAGCCCACTCCAAACCATGTTAGCTATGGAGGACAGTTTATTGAAAT TTCTAGCGATGACGACAGTGCCACTGAAGCCTGGCAGGAGAGCTACAGTAGGGGGTCTACAAGTTGTGCTAGTCAAACTCTGAATTCTTCAAATATACCGCCAGATTTTCGGGTCTGGGAGTCAATTGGCAAAACTACTAAATACAGCAGTG GTAACCCATTGAGGTTTCGCGTGCTGTCGTACAACGTATTAGCGCAGTATCTGTTAGAATGTCATCCGTACTTGTACACAGAGTGCACGCCTCGGAACTTGAAGTGGAAGGTCCGAGCGGCGCGACTATATGACGAAATATTGAAGTTGGCGCCCGAC ATTTTATGTCTACAAGAAGTACAAGCGTCTCATCTAAACAGTTTTTACTCTAAATTTGAGAAAATTGGTTACTCTGgaatatttaaaagaaaaacgGGACACCGGCACGATGGATGCGCCATTTATTTCAAACACTCGCTTTTTGAAATGCAAGATACTGTCAGT GTGGAGTTCTACCAACCGGAGCTCCCGATCCTCAACCGAGACAACATAGGCATGATGGTGAAGCTGGTTCCGCGGCACTGCCCCGACACCCCCATAGTGGTGGTCACCACTCACCTGCTCTACAACCCCAAGCGCACCGACGTCCGGCTGGCTCAGATGCAGGTGTTGCTGGCTGAGATTGACAGATTTGCGTATTTCGACAATGGGAGAGA ATCGGGTCATATACCCGTGATCTTGACCGGAGACTTTAACTCGACGCCGGATAGTGCTGTCGTCAGGCTGCTCGACAAGGGACAAGTAAG CGCTAGTCCGTTCCGGGACAGCTCGGATTGGAAGAAAATTGGAGTGACAGATAACTGCCAACATCTCTCCGTTTACTTGAACCGGTCCAAAGGATTGCCTACTGATTTCTGCATGACAAAG ATATACAATTCTGAATACCGGGCCAATTTGCCGGAGCTGGAGGACGCGTCAGCCAGCCGCGGCGAGGAGTACGGCGAGCTGTTCAACAGCGGCGCGGTCGGCCACGGCTTCAACCTGGCCTCCGTGTACGACAAGGTCAAGCACGACGGCAGCCCCGAGGCCACCACCTTCCAGGACTACTGGGTCACGGTGGACTACATTTATTTTAG CTGCTGTAGCAGCTTGAAGCTGGTGGAGAGGCTCCGGCTGCCGACGGCAGCCGAGTGCCAGGCGCTGGGCAAGCTGCCCAACGACGTGTACGGCTCGGATCACCTCGTCCTCGGCGGGACTTTCGAGCTCAAGCCACTCCAATCTTCCTTATAA
- the LOC134679055 gene encoding protein angel homolog 2 isoform X2: MTHIRKYSHLSCKRKSCTVDRVQISNFGQIYIPGHQVQSYANAKPRFRLKRLTLKSDDLNKIKQMSEPWQPTPNHVSYGGQFIEISSDDDSATEAWQESYSRGSTSCASQTLNSSNIPPDFRVWESIGKTTKYSSGNPLRFRVLSYNVLAQYLLECHPYLYTECTPRNLKWKVRAARLYDEILKLAPDILCLQEVQASHLNSFYSKFEKIGYSGIFKRKTGHRHDGCAIYFKHSLFEMQDTVSVEFYQPELPILNRDNIGMMVKLVPRHCPDTPIVVVTTHLLYNPKRTDVRLAQMQVLLAEIDRFAYFDNGRESGHIPVILTGDFNSTPDSAVVRLLDKGQVSASPFRDSSDWKKIGVTDNCQHLSVYLNRSKGLPTDFCMTKIYNSEYRANLPELEDASASRGEEYGELFNSGAVGHGFNLASVYDKVKHDGSPEATTFQDYWVTVDYIYFSCCSSLKLVERLRLPTAAECQALGKLPNDVYGSDHLVLGGTFELKPLQSSL, translated from the exons AT GACACATATCAGAAAATACTCACATTTAAGTTGTAAGAGAAAGTCATGCACTGTGGACAGAGTTCAAATATCGAATTTTGGACAAATATACATCCCCGGCCATCAAGTGCAATCATATGCAAATGCAAAACCAAGGTTTCGTTTGAAGAGACTTACATTAAAATCCGATGATttaaataagataaaacaaatgaGTGAACCTTGGCAGCCCACTCCAAACCATGTTAGCTATGGAGGACAGTTTATTGAAAT TTCTAGCGATGACGACAGTGCCACTGAAGCCTGGCAGGAGAGCTACAGTAGGGGGTCTACAAGTTGTGCTAGTCAAACTCTGAATTCTTCAAATATACCGCCAGATTTTCGGGTCTGGGAGTCAATTGGCAAAACTACTAAATACAGCAGTG GTAACCCATTGAGGTTTCGCGTGCTGTCGTACAACGTATTAGCGCAGTATCTGTTAGAATGTCATCCGTACTTGTACACAGAGTGCACGCCTCGGAACTTGAAGTGGAAGGTCCGAGCGGCGCGACTATATGACGAAATATTGAAGTTGGCGCCCGAC ATTTTATGTCTACAAGAAGTACAAGCGTCTCATCTAAACAGTTTTTACTCTAAATTTGAGAAAATTGGTTACTCTGgaatatttaaaagaaaaacgGGACACCGGCACGATGGATGCGCCATTTATTTCAAACACTCGCTTTTTGAAATGCAAGATACTGTCAGT GTGGAGTTCTACCAACCGGAGCTCCCGATCCTCAACCGAGACAACATAGGCATGATGGTGAAGCTGGTTCCGCGGCACTGCCCCGACACCCCCATAGTGGTGGTCACCACTCACCTGCTCTACAACCCCAAGCGCACCGACGTCCGGCTGGCTCAGATGCAGGTGTTGCTGGCTGAGATTGACAGATTTGCGTATTTCGACAATGGGAGAGA ATCGGGTCATATACCCGTGATCTTGACCGGAGACTTTAACTCGACGCCGGATAGTGCTGTCGTCAGGCTGCTCGACAAGGGACAAGTAAG CGCTAGTCCGTTCCGGGACAGCTCGGATTGGAAGAAAATTGGAGTGACAGATAACTGCCAACATCTCTCCGTTTACTTGAACCGGTCCAAAGGATTGCCTACTGATTTCTGCATGACAAAG ATATACAATTCTGAATACCGGGCCAATTTGCCGGAGCTGGAGGACGCGTCAGCCAGCCGCGGCGAGGAGTACGGCGAGCTGTTCAACAGCGGCGCGGTCGGCCACGGCTTCAACCTGGCCTCCGTGTACGACAAGGTCAAGCACGACGGCAGCCCCGAGGCCACCACCTTCCAGGACTACTGGGTCACGGTGGACTACATTTATTTTAG CTGCTGTAGCAGCTTGAAGCTGGTGGAGAGGCTCCGGCTGCCGACGGCAGCCGAGTGCCAGGCGCTGGGCAAGCTGCCCAACGACGTGTACGGCTCGGATCACCTCGTCCTCGGCGGGACTTTCGAGCTCAAGCCACTCCAATCTTCCTTATAA